A region from the Methylocella sp. genome encodes:
- a CDS encoding phage regulatory protein/antirepressor Ant has protein sequence MNDEIEMNSGRQPVVAIKNGDVLANSRDVASYFAKNHRDVLRDIDNLIASEPTLGLRNFAHTPYIEAQNGQTYRSYDMDRKGFAVIAMGFTGAKALKWKLAYIDAFDAMEAELRARPAIDPIQVLNDPTAMRGLLLTYSEKVLALEADKAAAAPKIAALERIAEADGSLCITDSAKTLQVRPTELFKFLRHHSWIYRRPGTDHDVAYQSKLVVGLLEHKTTTVHRSDGSEKITTQVRITPKGLTRLAQELPPDLRVA, from the coding sequence ATGAACGATGAAATCGAAATGAACTCTGGGCGCCAGCCCGTTGTTGCGATCAAAAACGGCGACGTTCTTGCCAACAGCCGGGACGTCGCGTCCTATTTTGCAAAGAACCATCGCGACGTGCTGAGGGATATAGACAACCTGATCGCGTCTGAACCCACCCTGGGTCTGCGCAATTTTGCGCATACCCCATATATTGAGGCTCAGAACGGTCAAACCTACAGATCCTACGATATGGATCGAAAAGGGTTTGCGGTCATCGCCATGGGCTTCACGGGTGCAAAGGCGCTTAAATGGAAGCTGGCATATATAGACGCGTTCGACGCGATGGAGGCGGAGCTTCGCGCCCGGCCGGCGATCGATCCAATCCAAGTCTTGAACGATCCGACTGCGATGCGCGGCCTCTTGCTGACCTACAGTGAAAAGGTTCTGGCCTTGGAAGCCGATAAGGCCGCAGCGGCGCCGAAGATTGCCGCGCTTGAGCGCATCGCAGAAGCGGACGGCTCGCTGTGCATCACAGACTCGGCAAAGACCCTACAAGTGCGCCCGACCGAGCTATTCAAATTTTTACGTCACCACAGCTGGATTTACCGGCGCCCCGGAACGGATCACGACGTCGCCTATCAATCCAAGCTCGTGGTCGGATTGCTCGAGCACAAGACGACGACCGTTCACCGATCGGACGGCTCCGAAAAGATCACGACCCAAGTTCGGATCACGCCGAAAGGCCTGACCAGATTGGCTCAAGAACTTCCGCCAGACTTGCGGGTCGCGTGA